In Desulfonatronospira thiodismutans ASO3-1, a single window of DNA contains:
- a CDS encoding M24 family metallopeptidase, translating into MFESLEKLPAEEMQQRIEAFRNNIRSSGLDCEAAMIFSRLNIYYFTGSFGNGLLWIPMEGDPVFMCRKGLQRFSLESPLERVVSFKSFGQVPGILSDFHLSIPKRLGAEKMGLPWGLADNLQKRLTGPEFVAVDQALSLTRMVKTSWEAEKMQLCGRRHHYALYHLLPEMINPGMTEREISMKVWECFFSQGHQGLMRMQNFGEEIFLGHVAAGDSANYPSVFNGPVGLRGEHPAITQMGYAGKVWQEDEPLTLDCGFALEGYQTDKTQVYFPGRWDPPREVMQAHELCMRIQEEVAKRLKPGNTPSKLYLMAAEMAEKERMSQGFMGLGGNKVPFLGHGIGLAVDEYPPLAKGFDQPLQENMFLAVEPKIGIPGTGMVGVENTFQVTSRGGECITGDSFEPVRV; encoded by the coding sequence ATGTTTGAAAGTCTGGAAAAGCTCCCGGCAGAGGAGATGCAGCAAAGAATCGAGGCCTTTAGAAACAATATCCGCTCCAGCGGCCTGGACTGCGAAGCGGCCATGATATTTTCGCGCCTGAACATATATTATTTTACCGGCTCCTTCGGCAACGGCCTGCTCTGGATTCCCATGGAGGGCGATCCGGTATTCATGTGCCGCAAGGGCCTGCAGCGATTCAGCCTGGAATCTCCTCTGGAGCGCGTGGTATCCTTTAAATCCTTCGGCCAGGTGCCGGGCATCCTGTCTGATTTCCACCTGAGCATCCCCAAACGCCTGGGGGCGGAAAAAATGGGTCTTCCCTGGGGACTTGCGGACAACCTGCAAAAGCGTCTTACCGGCCCGGAGTTTGTCGCCGTGGACCAGGCCCTGTCCCTGACCCGCATGGTCAAGACCTCCTGGGAGGCGGAAAAGATGCAGCTTTGTGGCCGTCGCCATCACTATGCACTTTATCATCTCCTGCCGGAGATGATAAACCCGGGCATGACCGAACGCGAAATCAGCATGAAGGTATGGGAATGTTTTTTTTCTCAGGGTCACCAGGGCCTTATGCGCATGCAGAACTTCGGGGAAGAAATCTTTCTGGGCCACGTGGCTGCAGGGGACAGCGCCAATTATCCCAGTGTGTTCAACGGACCCGTAGGCCTGCGCGGAGAGCACCCGGCCATCACCCAGATGGGCTATGCCGGCAAGGTCTGGCAGGAAGACGAGCCTTTGACCCTGGATTGCGGATTTGCCCTGGAAGGCTACCAGACCGACAAGACCCAGGTCTATTTCCCCGGCCGCTGGGATCCTCCCCGGGAAGTGATGCAGGCGCACGAACTGTGCATGCGCATCCAGGAAGAGGTGGCCAAAAGGTTAAAACCAGGCAACACCCCCTCAAAGCTTTACCTCATGGCTGCGGAAATGGCGGAAAAAGAACGCATGTCCCAGGGATTCATGGGACTTGGCGGCAACAAGGTCCCCTTCCTGGGACACGGAATAGGCCTGGCGGTGGATGAATATCCACCCCTGGCCAAAGGATTTGATCAGCCCCTGCAGGAGAACATGTTCCTGGCGGTGGAGCCCAAGATCGGCATTCCCGGCACAGGCATGGTAGGTGTGGAAAACACCTTCCAGGTCACTTCCCGCGGGGGTGAGTGCATTACCGGGGACAGCTTCGAGCCGGTACGGGTCTAG
- a CDS encoding single-stranded DNA-binding protein, with translation MAGSMNKAIIVGRLGQDPKLAYTANGQPVVNMSLATDESYTDRDGNKVDKAEWHRVVVFNKPAEFCANFLRKGSLALVEGKLQTRKWQDQQGQDRYTTEIVAMRVQGLDSKGQSQGGESYVAAPEQGRDQSQARESQEKMGPAFPSEAGGMDEAPF, from the coding sequence ATGGCAGGGTCAATGAATAAAGCTATCATAGTGGGCAGGCTGGGCCAGGACCCAAAGCTGGCCTATACAGCCAACGGTCAGCCTGTGGTCAACATGAGTTTAGCCACGGACGAATCTTACACCGACCGGGACGGCAACAAGGTGGACAAGGCTGAATGGCACCGGGTGGTGGTCTTTAATAAACCCGCCGAGTTCTGCGCCAACTTTCTTCGCAAAGGCAGCCTGGCGCTGGTGGAAGGCAAACTGCAGACCAGGAAATGGCAGGATCAACAGGGCCAGGACCGATATACCACTGAGATAGTAGCTATGAGAGTTCAGGGACTGGACTCCAAGGGGCAAAGCCAGGGAGGGGAATCCTATGTAGCTGCCCCGGAACAGGGCAGGGATCAATCCCAGGCCAGGGAAAGCCAGGAAAAGATGGGACCAGCCTTCCCTTCCGAAGCCGGCGGGATGGATGAAGCCCCTTTTTAG
- a CDS encoding pseudouridine synthase, with protein sequence MEGGSVPEAAGQMSREMRLNKALARAGICSRRRADGLVFSGRVKVNDEVVREPGIRVDPEKDSIIVDGRPVKIETEQERELVHVMLNKPVQVVTTTSDPGGRAKVTDLLPDRLRRMRLFPVGRLDYFSRGLLILTNDGDLAHSLTHPSRKIPKVYRVKMRGDLSKKKLQIMRRGMVLSEGEKLAPVEVKILQQTRDSVLAEMTLVQGINRQIRRMCRDLDMVVLSLVRIRQGPLALGELKPGEWRYLEPGEVSQLRKWSSRTNHPQPLLNQGGG encoded by the coding sequence ATGGAAGGGGGATCTGTACCTGAGGCTGCTGGCCAGATGAGCCGGGAAATGAGGCTGAATAAGGCCCTGGCCCGGGCTGGAATATGTTCCAGGCGCAGGGCGGACGGGCTGGTTTTTTCCGGCCGGGTAAAGGTGAATGACGAAGTGGTCCGTGAGCCAGGAATCAGGGTGGACCCGGAAAAGGACAGCATCATTGTAGACGGCCGCCCGGTCAAAATTGAGACTGAACAAGAGCGCGAGCTTGTCCATGTCATGCTGAACAAGCCGGTTCAGGTGGTGACCACCACGAGCGATCCCGGGGGCAGAGCCAAGGTCACGGATCTGTTGCCGGACAGACTTAGACGCATGCGCCTTTTCCCTGTGGGCCGCCTGGATTATTTTTCCCGGGGGCTTTTGATTCTTACCAATGACGGGGATCTGGCGCACAGCCTGACCCATCCCTCCAGAAAGATCCCCAAGGTTTACCGGGTTAAAATGCGCGGGGATCTAAGCAAAAAGAAGCTGCAGATCATGCGCCGGGGAATGGTGCTCAGTGAAGGGGAGAAGCTGGCCCCGGTGGAGGTGAAAATACTGCAGCAGACCAGGGATTCAGTCCTTGCGGAAATGACCCTGGTGCAGGGGATCAACCGTCAGATCCGCCGCATGTGCCGGGATCTGGATATGGTGGTGCTGTCTCTGGTCCGGATAAGGCAGGGTCCGCTTGCTCTGGGTGAACTCAAACCCGGAGAGTGGCGCTACCTTGAGCCCGGGGAAGTCAGCCAGCTAAGGAAGTGGTCATCCAGAACGAACCACCCCCAGCCCCTCCTTAACCAAGGAGGGGGGTAG
- a CDS encoding cupin domain-containing protein, which produces MQGSLFPAGDREFKDHPKFSGVRIAIQVSSQESSAVGVSQLLIQPGVEIPAHTHDTQADSIYVVSGEGEVYLNGSWHPVAADDYIFAPAGAEHGVRNSGRQELKLFIHHSPPLF; this is translated from the coding sequence ATGCAGGGCAGTCTTTTTCCCGCCGGAGACAGAGAGTTCAAGGATCATCCAAAGTTTTCCGGGGTCAGGATAGCCATCCAGGTAAGCAGCCAGGAAAGCTCGGCTGTGGGAGTTTCCCAGCTTTTGATCCAGCCCGGGGTGGAAATACCCGCGCACACCCATGACACCCAGGCGGATTCCATATACGTGGTCTCCGGTGAGGGTGAGGTATACTTAAACGGTTCCTGGCACCCGGTAGCGGCTGACGACTACATCTTTGCCCCGGCAGGTGCAGAGCATGGAGTACGCAATTCCGGCAGACAGGAATTAAAACTCTTCATCCATCACAGTCCGCCGCTGTTTTAA
- a CDS encoding J domain-containing protein: MDRQESLRILGLGPDADLESIKKAYRELAFELHPDLNPDDPEAGYKFHQVNTAYVTLRKQAREGWHDYAESGKKTRASRKEATRTYERHARSEAARESTESKRHYESSAQQAREGFFYRQEEVLRDILKDPFAKQVFEDIFKRLKRDKKDTHPAEIKKRRFKLEWGRINLDVDLSGGVFAGIKKWFSSQLDDEQTVYLSPVKLRPGSSIRINVERRWAGPPQVVSVNLPQDYVVGRPVRLKGLGRKIGPWKGDLYLRLLAR, translated from the coding sequence ATGGACAGGCAGGAAAGTTTGAGGATACTGGGCCTTGGCCCGGATGCAGACCTGGAGAGCATCAAGAAGGCTTACAGGGAGCTGGCCTTTGAGCTGCACCCGGATCTAAACCCCGATGATCCGGAGGCCGGGTACAAGTTTCACCAGGTGAACACCGCCTACGTCACCCTGCGCAAGCAGGCCAGGGAAGGTTGGCATGACTATGCTGAAAGCGGTAAAAAAACCAGGGCGTCCCGCAAGGAGGCCACAAGGACATATGAACGCCATGCAAGGTCCGAGGCCGCCCGGGAGAGCACGGAGAGCAAAAGGCATTACGAGAGCAGCGCACAGCAGGCCAGGGAAGGTTTTTTTTACCGACAGGAAGAGGTGCTACGGGATATTCTCAAAGATCCCTTTGCCAAGCAGGTATTTGAAGATATTTTCAAGAGGCTTAAAAGGGACAAAAAGGATACTCATCCTGCAGAAATCAAGAAGCGCAGGTTCAAGCTTGAGTGGGGCAGGATCAATCTGGATGTGGATCTCTCCGGGGGGGTATTTGCCGGAATAAAGAAATGGTTTTCCTCCCAGCTGGATGACGAGCAGACTGTGTATTTAAGCCCGGTCAAGCTAAGACCCGGGAGCAGTATCCGCATCAATGTGGAGCGCAGGTGGGCCGGGCCGCCCCAGGTGGTAAGCGTCAATCTGCCCCAGGATTATGTTGTGGGCCGCCCGGTGAGGCTGAAGGGCCTGGGCCGCAAGATAGGACCATGGAAGGGGGATCTGTACCTGAGGCTGCTGGCCAGATGA
- a CDS encoding LexA family protein — protein MSKKSRIMSPRAESPEVLLPEVSALVPAGFPSPADDYLDRTLDLNEYLIHNQAASFFIRVAGESMQGAGILPGDILLVDRSVEPAHNKIVVAVLDDEMVVKRLRYRQGRGVLVPEHPGFRPIEITDAMEAHIWGVVTAVIRKLG, from the coding sequence ATGAGCAAAAAAAGCCGCATCATGTCCCCCAGGGCGGAAAGCCCCGAGGTACTGCTGCCTGAAGTATCAGCTCTGGTTCCGGCCGGGTTTCCCTCTCCGGCTGACGACTATCTGGACAGGACCCTGGATCTCAACGAGTACCTGATACACAACCAGGCCGCGTCCTTTTTCATCCGGGTGGCCGGAGAGTCCATGCAGGGAGCCGGGATACTGCCCGGGGACATCCTCCTGGTGGACAGATCCGTGGAACCGGCCCACAACAAGATCGTAGTGGCCGTGCTGGATGACGAAATGGTGGTCAAAAGGCTTCGCTACAGGCAGGGACGCGGCGTCCTGGTCCCGGAGCACCCCGGGTTCAGACCCATCGAAATAACCGATGCCATGGAGGCCCATATCTGGGGAGTGGTCACGGCGGTGATCAGAAAGCTTGGATAA
- a CDS encoding LolA family protein, with protein MKRIIILSLTLILCFALPATASDQEVVDRVQDRLDALEGLKADYVQILTNAATKETQERTGSIYFKKPLQVRWEADAPHQELLVIDQDKVWNYFPDDEVAYEYEVEEVLTSRAMINFISGQAKLTEDFQVEEQGMEDGLHKLKLVPASPEPDLVLAYLWSDDQGLLHRILLVDFFGNGNELRLESMETDPELDREKFEFSPEDVEIREGRVD; from the coding sequence ATGAAACGTATTATTATATTAAGCTTGACACTTATATTATGCTTTGCCTTGCCGGCAACGGCATCAGACCAGGAGGTGGTGGACAGGGTCCAGGACCGCCTTGATGCCCTGGAAGGGCTCAAGGCCGACTACGTGCAGATTCTGACCAACGCGGCCACCAAGGAGACCCAGGAACGTACCGGAAGCATCTACTTTAAAAAACCGTTGCAGGTCCGCTGGGAAGCCGATGCTCCCCACCAGGAACTGCTGGTTATAGACCAGGACAAAGTGTGGAACTATTTTCCTGATGATGAAGTGGCCTACGAATACGAAGTGGAAGAGGTGCTCACCTCAAGAGCCATGATCAACTTCATATCCGGTCAGGCCAAGCTTACAGAGGATTTCCAGGTGGAAGAACAGGGGATGGAAGACGGGCTGCACAAGCTGAAGCTGGTCCCGGCCAGTCCGGAACCGGACCTGGTCCTGGCCTATCTGTGGTCGGATGACCAGGGCCTTTTGCACCGTATCCTGCTGGTGGATTTTTTTGGCAACGGCAATGAACTAAGACTTGAATCAATGGAGACAGACCCTGAGCTGGACCGGGAAAAGTTTGAATTCAGCCCCGAAGACGTGGAAATCCGGGAAGGCCGGGTGGACTGA
- a CDS encoding CoA-binding protein codes for MMDIHRDQDIKNLLQKAVTIAVVGAKDKQGQPVDAVGRYLIQAGYRVIPVHPKRKGVWGLDTYPDLTGIPEPVDIVDLFRASDYCPDHALEVLEMENTPAAFWMQLGITSAQAEEILKDKPIQVIQDKCIMVEHQRLLGA; via the coding sequence ATGATGGATATTCACAGGGATCAAGATATAAAAAATCTCCTGCAAAAGGCAGTAACCATAGCGGTGGTGGGGGCCAAGGACAAACAGGGGCAGCCTGTGGATGCCGTGGGCCGCTACCTCATTCAGGCAGGCTACAGGGTGATTCCGGTACATCCCAAGAGAAAGGGAGTGTGGGGCCTGGATACTTATCCGGACCTGACCGGGATTCCTGAACCCGTAGACATTGTTGATCTTTTCCGGGCTTCGGACTATTGCCCGGATCATGCCCTGGAAGTCCTGGAGATGGAGAATACACCCGCGGCCTTCTGGATGCAGCTTGGGATCACCTCGGCCCAGGCTGAAGAAATTTTGAAGGACAAGCCTATCCAGGTTATCCAGGACAAGTGCATCATGGTGGAACACCAGAGACTTTTGGGAGCATAA
- a CDS encoding Y-family DNA polymerase, with protein sequence MTRMFALVDCNNFYVSCERVFDPSLQDVPVVVLSNNDGCVIARSNEAKALGIRMGAPAFEHREIFEKHGVQVFSSNYSLYGDMSSRVMSSLNRIVPDMEVYSIDEAFLILDSLPQSPESFARDLREKILKWVGMPVSIGIGPTKTLAKIANRFAKKHLEHSGVLDLGSPGMRSTCLELTDVEDVWGIGRRYALLLKSYNVRNALQFSRQSRDWVQSRMTVEGVHILLELQGIPCHFLDRTPRPNKTIISSRSFGRCVETLQELQTALACYVTRAAQKLRHQGSVCSGVTVFVYTNRFRQDLPQHSPSGTANIMYPTDHTPTLIRHALNALEGIYRPGYSYKKAGVMLTRIEPRARKRPTFFQPGAGREKKEKKLMSAMDHINARWGRNTLQPAETLYAPGDWGIKREKLSPRYTTSWDELPVAS encoded by the coding sequence ATGACCAGAATGTTCGCCCTTGTGGACTGCAACAACTTCTACGTTTCCTGCGAGCGGGTCTTTGACCCTTCTCTGCAGGACGTGCCTGTAGTGGTGCTGTCCAACAACGACGGATGCGTCATAGCCCGCTCCAACGAGGCCAAGGCCCTGGGCATCAGGATGGGGGCCCCTGCTTTTGAGCACAGGGAAATATTTGAAAAGCACGGGGTCCAGGTCTTCTCCTCCAACTACTCCCTTTACGGAGACATGTCCTCCCGGGTCATGAGCAGCCTGAACCGGATCGTCCCGGACATGGAGGTCTACTCCATAGACGAGGCCTTTCTGATCCTGGACAGCCTTCCCCAAAGCCCCGAGAGCTTTGCCCGGGACCTAAGGGAAAAAATACTAAAGTGGGTGGGCATGCCCGTGTCCATAGGCATCGGCCCCACCAAGACTCTGGCCAAGATCGCCAACCGCTTCGCCAAAAAGCACCTGGAGCATAGCGGGGTTCTGGACCTGGGTTCACCGGGAATGCGAAGCACCTGCCTGGAGCTGACAGACGTGGAAGACGTATGGGGGATAGGCAGAAGGTATGCCCTGCTGCTTAAAAGCTACAACGTCAGAAACGCCCTGCAGTTTTCCCGGCAGTCCAGGGACTGGGTACAGTCCAGGATGACCGTGGAGGGGGTGCATATCCTGCTGGAACTGCAGGGCATACCCTGTCATTTCCTGGACAGGACCCCGCGACCCAACAAGACCATAATCAGCTCCAGGTCCTTCGGGCGCTGCGTGGAAACACTGCAGGAACTGCAGACCGCCCTGGCCTGCTATGTAACCCGGGCCGCGCAGAAACTGCGCCACCAGGGATCAGTCTGCTCCGGGGTAACGGTCTTTGTGTATACCAACAGGTTCAGACAGGATCTTCCACAGCATTCCCCGTCCGGAACAGCCAATATCATGTACCCCACCGACCACACCCCGACACTTATACGGCATGCCCTTAATGCCCTCGAGGGGATATACAGGCCGGGATACAGCTACAAGAAAGCCGGGGTAATGCTCACCAGAATCGAACCCCGGGCCCGGAAAAGGCCCACTTTTTTTCAGCCCGGGGCCGGCCGGGAAAAGAAAGAAAAAAAACTCATGTCTGCAATGGACCATATCAATGCCAGGTGGGGCCGCAATACCCTGCAGCCCGCGGAGACCCTTTATGCCCCCGGCGACTGGGGCATAAAGAGGGAAAAACTCTCCCCCAGGTACACCACTTCCTGGGACGAACTGCCCGTAGCCTCGTAA
- a CDS encoding dynamin family protein: MDDKAFQQEIQDRVRKTIAPVFSKYGMDVNWLDSTMKWKPLILVIGSYSSGKSTLINELLEIDVQRTGQAPTDDSFTVITNDGENVPGETPGSTLVNDPRYPFAGLKAYGENLISHLCLKNVPSPLLENTAIIDTPGMIDSTAERDRGYKYLEVIGELAAMADMIVLMFDPHKAGTIKENFSTIRNILPGRTGEDRVVYVMSRIDECDNLSDLIRSYGTLCWNISQMTGRKDMPHVFLTYSPREARLDQSNQEWPQERQELKEKIGSAQAMRINHILENIDRKTGELELVCEALHRFSRRVRQLLSGTFKWTLAAALAVFALGFVLLQGHQPLQDQGLFSGITQTSLLSMEVIVPAAAALLTFVLGWVIFARVRFRNLLQKTLRNPDNLVHLDSDYRRSLWAKVKSHVLDQLRQRTVRQHLFQSGASLDRVRKFIRRDLKEYYSKIGRPRQG; the protein is encoded by the coding sequence ATGGACGACAAGGCTTTTCAGCAAGAGATCCAGGACAGGGTTCGAAAGACAATCGCACCTGTTTTCTCCAAATACGGCATGGATGTAAACTGGCTTGACTCCACCATGAAATGGAAGCCCCTGATCCTGGTCATCGGCAGCTATTCCTCGGGAAAGTCCACCCTCATCAATGAGCTTCTGGAAATAGACGTACAGAGAACCGGCCAGGCGCCTACAGACGATTCCTTCACTGTAATCACCAATGACGGTGAAAATGTCCCCGGAGAGACCCCCGGGTCCACCCTGGTAAACGATCCCAGGTACCCTTTCGCCGGGCTCAAGGCGTACGGGGAAAACCTCATTTCCCACCTCTGCCTCAAAAACGTCCCCTCTCCACTGCTGGAAAACACGGCCATCATAGACACCCCGGGAATGATCGACTCCACCGCGGAAAGAGACCGGGGCTACAAGTACCTGGAGGTCATTGGAGAACTGGCTGCCATGGCGGACATGATTGTTCTCATGTTCGATCCGCACAAGGCAGGCACCATCAAGGAAAACTTCAGCACCATCAGAAACATACTGCCTGGAAGGACGGGCGAAGACAGGGTTGTGTATGTTATGAGCAGAATTGATGAATGCGACAATTTAAGCGACCTTATCCGCTCCTACGGCACCCTTTGCTGGAATATCTCCCAGATGACCGGGAGAAAGGACATGCCGCACGTCTTTCTTACCTACTCCCCCAGGGAAGCCAGACTGGACCAGTCCAACCAGGAATGGCCCCAGGAACGCCAGGAACTCAAAGAAAAAATCGGCAGCGCCCAGGCCATGCGCATCAACCATATCCTGGAAAACATCGATCGTAAAACCGGGGAACTCGAACTCGTGTGCGAGGCCCTGCACCGTTTCTCCAGGAGGGTCAGGCAGCTCCTCTCCGGCACCTTCAAATGGACCCTGGCTGCAGCCCTGGCCGTTTTTGCCCTTGGCTTCGTCCTCCTGCAGGGTCACCAACCTCTGCAGGACCAGGGCCTTTTTTCCGGAATAACCCAGACATCGCTTCTTTCAATGGAGGTCATCGTCCCTGCTGCCGCAGCCCTGCTGACTTTCGTCCTGGGCTGGGTCATCTTCGCCAGAGTCCGCTTCAGAAACCTTCTACAGAAAACCCTGCGCAATCCCGACAACCTTGTCCACCTGGACAGCGACTACCGCAGGAGTCTATGGGCCAAGGTCAAAAGCCATGTGCTGGACCAGCTCAGGCAGCGCACCGTCAGACAGCACCTGTTTCAATCCGGGGCAAGCCTGGACCGGGTCCGCAAGTTCATCCGAAGGGACCTCAAGGAATACTACTCCAAGATCGGACGTCCCCGGCAGGGTTAG
- the mqnC gene encoding cyclic dehypoxanthinyl futalosine synthase, producing the protein MQRINLDQAQKLWQEQNLFDLGRMAHEARKKLHPEDVVTYIVDRNINYSNICISGCKFCAFYRPPGHHEGYLLTFEQLEQKILETIELGGMQILLQGSINPDLDLDWYEKLLRFIKDRFPDLAVHGFSPPEIFYLAGRENISVSRVISRLKKSGLDSIPGGGAEILVDRVRRKLAPRKCTARQWLDVMHEAHNQGLKTTATMMMGHVETMQERLEHLQKIRDLQDMTHGFTAFIPWTFQPGNTLMNVSEASSVEYLKFLALSRLYLDNIPNIQASWVTQGAHVGQLALMWGANDFGSTMIEENVVAAAGVSFKLPEDKLRLLVQKSGFQPRKRRMDYTLVE; encoded by the coding sequence ATGCAGAGAATCAATTTAGACCAGGCGCAAAAGCTTTGGCAAGAGCAGAATTTGTTTGATCTGGGCCGCATGGCCCATGAAGCCAGAAAAAAACTACATCCGGAAGACGTGGTCACCTACATTGTTGACCGCAACATCAACTATTCCAACATCTGTATATCGGGATGCAAATTTTGTGCTTTCTACAGGCCTCCGGGCCACCATGAAGGCTACCTGCTTACTTTTGAACAACTGGAACAAAAGATCCTTGAAACCATTGAACTGGGCGGCATGCAGATCCTTCTGCAAGGCAGCATAAATCCCGACCTGGATCTGGACTGGTATGAAAAACTGCTGCGTTTTATCAAAGACAGGTTTCCGGATCTTGCTGTGCACGGATTTTCTCCGCCGGAAATCTTCTACCTGGCCGGCAGGGAAAATATTTCCGTAAGCCGGGTCATCTCCAGGCTGAAAAAAAGCGGATTGGATTCCATACCCGGAGGCGGAGCGGAAATCCTGGTGGACCGGGTGCGCAGGAAGCTTGCTCCGCGCAAGTGCACTGCCCGGCAGTGGCTGGATGTGATGCACGAAGCCCACAATCAGGGCCTTAAAACCACGGCCACCATGATGATGGGGCATGTGGAGACCATGCAGGAGCGCCTGGAACACCTGCAGAAAATCCGGGATCTTCAGGACATGACCCATGGTTTCACTGCCTTTATTCCCTGGACCTTTCAGCCCGGCAACACCCTGATGAACGTAAGCGAAGCCTCCTCGGTGGAATACTTGAAATTTCTGGCGTTAAGCCGCCTGTATCTGGACAATATACCCAACATCCAGGCTTCCTGGGTGACCCAGGGGGCCCATGTTGGACAGCTGGCCCTCATGTGGGGGGCCAACGACTTCGGTTCCACCATGATCGAAGAAAACGTGGTGGCTGCAGCCGGGGTCAGCTTCAAGCTCCCTGAAGATAAGCTGCGCCTGCTGGTGCAAAAGTCCGGATTCCAGCCCAGGAAAAGAAGGATGGACTACACCCTGGTGGAATAA
- a CDS encoding YkgJ family cysteine cluster protein, whose amino-acid sequence MKQPRPAFDCKICGQCCQGSGGIVATLAEQQKIADYLEMDLLEFQKIHVQRKGDKFFIRNNDHGWCIFFESGKGCAVHPVKPRTCRAWPFFRGNLMDESSFEMAKDFCPGIDPDADFQEFVRQGMMYLQEQGLGRELEDDAGNALRTSDID is encoded by the coding sequence TTGAAGCAGCCCAGACCAGCCTTTGACTGTAAAATTTGCGGGCAGTGCTGCCAGGGTTCCGGAGGGATCGTGGCCACACTGGCAGAGCAGCAAAAAATCGCCGACTACCTGGAAATGGACCTGCTGGAATTTCAGAAGATCCATGTGCAAAGAAAGGGCGACAAATTTTTTATCCGCAATAATGACCATGGATGGTGCATTTTTTTCGAGTCCGGCAAAGGATGTGCTGTTCATCCGGTCAAACCACGTACATGCAGGGCCTGGCCTTTTTTCCGGGGTAATCTCATGGATGAGTCCAGCTTCGAGATGGCCAAGGATTTCTGCCCGGGCATTGATCCTGATGCGGATTTTCAGGAATTCGTGAGGCAGGGAATGATGTATCTGCAGGAGCAGGGCCTGGGACGCGAACTTGAAGACGATGCCGGGAATGCGTTGCGTACCTCGGATATAGATTGA
- a CDS encoding DUF1844 domain-containing protein: MEENNENVKVTDRRINYDQDSAEQQGAAQESEARKMERKKAAQDYKDAAADKENAYPRLDFSTFVFSLSSSALAHLGEMPNPENGQHEVNLPLAKQTIDILAMLEEKTRGNLTHAEEQQLKDFLFEVRMKYVQKAK; this comes from the coding sequence ATGGAGGAGAATAACGAAAACGTCAAGGTGACGGATCGCAGGATCAACTACGATCAGGACAGCGCAGAACAGCAAGGTGCTGCTCAGGAGAGCGAGGCCAGGAAGATGGAACGCAAAAAGGCGGCGCAAGACTACAAAGATGCTGCTGCAGACAAGGAGAATGCCTATCCCCGGCTGGATTTCTCTACTTTTGTGTTTTCGCTCAGTTCATCCGCCCTGGCCCATCTGGGGGAGATGCCCAACCCGGAAAACGGTCAGCATGAAGTAAACCTGCCCCTGGCCAAGCAGACCATTGATATTCTGGCCATGCTGGAGGAAAAGACCCGGGGCAACCTTACTCATGCAGAGGAACAGCAGCTCAAGGATTTTCTGTTTGAAGTACGCATGAAATACGTGCAAAAGGCCAAGTAA
- a CDS encoding LexA family transcriptional regulator, with the protein MQFEDFFQRVARATEINTQRQLADILGVGATAITLAKKRGVPASWSLKIASVFGINPNWIQTGKGPVYQAGREGTFFVPRVSARACAGGGSLDVRDNIVDEIPFATDWLRKKGHPENLVLMEVMGDSMSPELEEGDNILVDLGQKKITGRSPFVLGLEEGLQVKRVESAPGIVILLSTNPRYSSITLHGDEVDSLRIVGRVLWSSREYS; encoded by the coding sequence ATGCAGTTCGAGGATTTTTTTCAACGCGTGGCCAGGGCCACGGAGATAAACACCCAGAGGCAGCTGGCCGATATCCTGGGGGTGGGGGCGACCGCCATCACTCTGGCCAAAAAAAGAGGTGTGCCCGCATCCTGGAGCCTGAAAATCGCCTCTGTATTCGGCATAAATCCCAACTGGATCCAGACCGGGAAGGGACCGGTCTACCAGGCCGGCCGGGAAGGCACCTTTTTCGTGCCCAGGGTCTCGGCCAGAGCCTGTGCCGGGGGGGGATCCCTGGATGTACGGGACAATATCGTTGACGAGATCCCTTTTGCCACGGACTGGTTAAGAAAAAAGGGACATCCGGAAAACTTGGTTCTCATGGAAGTCATGGGGGACAGCATGTCCCCGGAACTGGAAGAGGGTGACAACATCCTGGTGGATCTGGGCCAGAAAAAGATCACCGGCCGGAGTCCATTCGTGCTGGGCCTGGAGGAAGGCCTGCAGGTAAAAAGGGTGGAATCAGCTCCGGGAATAGTCATACTTTTGAGCACCAACCCCAGGTATTCATCCATCACCCTGCACGGCGACGAAGTGGACTCCCTGAGAATCGTCGGGCGCGTGTTGTGGAGCAGCCGGGAGTATTCCTGA